The following proteins are encoded in a genomic region of Zea mays cultivar B73 chromosome 9, Zm-B73-REFERENCE-NAM-5.0, whole genome shotgun sequence:
- the LOC100281293 gene encoding anthranilate O-methyltransferase 2, protein MSIAEASACRLQPMRIERDLHMATGDGETSYTKNSRIQEKTMFQIKPVLEEATRAVYTALHPQTMVVADLGCSSGPNTLRFVSEVIGIIARHCKEHGRQHDHPQLQFFLNDLPGNDFNNLFQLIQQFNKLTAINHKSEAAEALPPPCYISGLPGSYYTRIFPSDSVHLFHSLFCLQWRSEAPEGNKKTCLDIYITKTMSPSMVKLFQQQFQKDFSLFLRLRYEELVSGGQMVLTFIGRKHENVFTGESNHLYGLLAQSLKSLVDEGLVEKEKLESFYLPMYSPSVGEVEAILKQVGLFNMNHVKVFQTNWDPYDDLESDVVHNSIRSGENVAKCLRAVMQPLVASQFGEPILDKLFKEYARRVAKHLENEKTKHAIIVLSIEKAIHL, encoded by the exons ATGTCCATAGCTGAAGCCTCAGCTTGCAGGTTGCAGCCGATGAGAATAGAGCGTGATCTCCACATGGCCACAGGGGACGGAGAAACTAGCTACACGAAAAATTCTAGGATTCAA GAGAAAACTATGTTTCAGATCAAGCCTGTCCTTGAGGAGGCCACAAGAGCAGTATACACAGCTCTCCACCCTCAAACCATGGTTGTTGCTGACTTAGGCTGCTCATCTGGGCCTAACACATTACGCTTCGTATCCGAGGTGATTGGCATCATAGCTCGCCATTGCAAAGAACATGGCCGACAACATGACCACCCACAGCTTCAGTTCTTCCTGAATGACCTGCCCGGAAACGACTTCAACAATCTCTTCCAGCTGATCCAGCAGTTCAATAAGCTGACGGCAATAAACCACAAGAGTGAGGCAGCCGAGGCACTGCCTCCTCCGTGCTATATCTCTGGGTTGCCTGGCTCCTACTATACTAGGATCTTCCCTAGCGATAGTGTTCACCTTTTCCATTCTTTGTTCTGCCTTCAGTGGCGCTCTGAG GCACCAGAGGGCAACAAAAAAACATGCCTAGATATCTACATCACAAAGACTATGTCACCGTCGATGGTGAAGTTGTTTCAACAACAGTTTCAGAAGGATTTCTCCCTCTTCCTCAGGCTACGCTACGAGGAACTCGTGTCCGGTGGCCAAATGGTTCTAACATTTATTGGAAggaagcatgagaatgtgttCACTGGAGAGTCTAACCATCTTTACGGATTGCTTGCGCAGTCACTGAAATCCCTAGTTGATGAG GGTCTTGTGGAGAAGGAAAAACTTGAATCATTCTATTTACCAATGTATTCACCATCGGTTGGTGAAGTGGAGGCCATACTAAAGCAAGTTGGGTTGTTCAACATGAATCATGTAAAAGTATTCCAGACAAATTGGGATCCCTACGATGACTTGGAAAGTGATGTTGTGCATAACAGTATTAGGAGCGGTGAAAATGTTGCTAAGTGCCTACGAGCAGTTATGCAGCCGCTAGTCGCAAGCCAATTTGGAGAACCCATTCTCGATAAGTTATTCAAAGAGTACGCTCGCCGTGTTGCCAAACACCTTGAGAATGAGAAAACCAAGCATGCTATTATTGTCCTATCCATCGAGAAAGCAATTCACCTGTGA